AACACCAAGATGCGGGCGTCCTTGGACGTCGCCACTGACCCGTGGGGCATCAAGGTAAACCGTGTGGAGCTTAAGAACATCATCCCGCCGGCGGCGATTCAGGACGCTATGGAAAAGCAGATGAAGGCAGAGCGTGAGCGCCGTGAGTCCATCCTCCGTGCAGAGGGTGAAAAGAAGTCCACGATCCTGGTTGCGGAAGGTAAGAAAGAATCCGTCATCCTGGATGCGGAGGCTGACAAACAGGCGGCTATCCTGCATGCGGAGGCTGAAAAAGAGAAGCGTATCCGTGAGGCGGAAGGTGAGGCTGAGGCGATCCTGAAGGTTCAGCAGGCCAACGCCGAGGGCATCCGTTTCCTGAAGGAGGCGGGCGCCGATGCTGCGGTGCTGCAGCTTAAGAGCCTGGAGGCATTTGCGGCGGCAGCCGACGGCAAGTCCACCAAGATCATCATCCCATCCGATATCCAGGGCATTGCCGGACTGGTGAAGTCCATCACGGAGGTTGCAAAAGAGAACTAAGTAATACTGAGACCGGGTATGGATCTGTCCTGTGTATACAGGCAGACTCATATCCGGCTTTTTCCATAAAAACAGGATCAGGGGGGATGGGATGAAACTTCAGATTGATGCAGACAGGCCATATGGGATCGTGCTGGAGGGAGGCGGAGCCAGGGGCGCTTATCAGATCGGC
This portion of the Clostridium sp. AN503 genome encodes:
- a CDS encoding SPFH domain-containing protein, producing MGLIFFFILLIIILLILVSCVRIVPQAQALVVERLGAYLGTWSVGVHFLIPFFDRVAKKVILKEQVVDFAPQPVITKDNVTMRIDTVVFFQITDPKLFAYGVENPIMAIENLTATTLRNIIGDLELDQTLTSRETINTKMRASLDVATDPWGIKVNRVELKNIIPPAAIQDAMEKQMKAERERRESILRAEGEKKSTILVAEGKKESVILDAEADKQAAILHAEAEKEKRIREAEGEAEAILKVQQANAEGIRFLKEAGADAAVLQLKSLEAFAAAADGKSTKIIIPSDIQGIAGLVKSITEVAKEN